The following coding sequences are from one Salvia hispanica cultivar TCC Black 2014 chromosome 3, UniMelb_Shisp_WGS_1.0, whole genome shotgun sequence window:
- the LOC125214924 gene encoding pectin acetylesterase 8-like produces the protein MTIALILLWWFSMVTTAAQVPSYYYTRLESGVATGAVCLDGSPPAYAYVEGYGTGSSSWMVYMEGGGWCFSLEDCINRSRTNLGSSKYEFIGNSPNFTSGILDTDSRYNQYFYNWHKVFVHYCDGSMFTSDIEHVDVSNNITFRGGRIYKAVMEELLHKGMGNAHNAILTGTSAGGLTTILYCDRFRALFPNTTRVKCISDSGFFIHGEGALASMSGRHFARVIETNQLGSLLPKSCTSKRDPNLCLFPEYLVDDISTPLFIVETAFDLFQVKYNFIFTVPGLGPNQWGDCGQFLESCNSTKIGIIKDFGSIFLKTLLKLDKSSSRGMFIDSCYLHVQIVRENTWMCAPLLRNRTLEQAIGEWYFDRSSFQEIDNNTSPQDCSSSLN, from the exons ATG ACGATCGCATTGATCCTACTTTGGTGGTTTTCGATGGTGACCACGGCTGCTCAAGTCCCCTCCTACTACTACACTCGGCTTGAGTCTGGCGTTGCAACCGGTGCag TTTGCTTGGACGGAAGCCCACCAGCGTATGCTTATGTTGAGGGCTACGGCACTGGATCTTCAAGCTGGATGGTCTACATGGAG GGCGGTGGATGGTGTTTTTCACTCGAAGATTGTATAAATAGGTCACGAACAAATCTTGGAAGCagtaaatatgaatttattggAAATTCCCCCAACTTCACCTCCGGAATACTAGACACAGACTCCAGATATAATCAAT ATTTCTACAACTGGCATAAAGTTTTTGTTCATTACTGTGATGGCTCGATGTTTACATCGGACATCGAGCACGTTGATGTG aGTAACAACATCACATTTCGAGGTGGGAGGATATATAAAGCTGTGATGGAGGAGTTGCTTCACAAAGGAATGGGGAACGCTCacaat GCTATCCTGACGGGTACCTCAGCCGGTGGATTGACTACAATCCTATACTGTGATAGATTTAGAGCCCTCTTTCCAAATACTACTAGAGTGAAGTGCATATCAGACTCCGGTTTTTTCATTCACGG GGAAGGTGCGTTGGCAAGCATGTCTGGACGGCATTTTGCTCGAGTGATTGAAACAAAT CAACTTGGTTCATTATTGCCCAAATCATGCACGTCTAAAAGGGACCCCAATTTG tgcCTCTTCCCTGAATATTTGGTTGATGATATTTCCACACCACTCTTCATAGTCGAAACGGCTTTTGATCTCTTCCAg GttaaatacaattttatattcacTGTGCCTGGTCTTGGGCCGAATCAGTGGGGTGATTGCGGACAATTCTTGGAATCGTGCAATTCCACTAAAATAGGAATCATAAAAg ATTTTGGATCtatttttctcaaaacatTGCTCAAACTTGATAAATCTTCGAGTAGAGGGATGTTTATTGATTCCTGCTATCTTCATGTCCAAATTGTTAGAGAAAACACTTGGATGTGCGCACCTTTACTTCGTAATAGG ACGCTGGAGCAAGCTATTGGTGAATGGTATTTTGATCGAAGCTCATTTCAAGAAATAGATAATAACACTTCGCCACAAGATTGTTCTAGTAGTTTAAATTAA